The Pectinophora gossypiella unplaced genomic scaffold, ilPecGoss1.1 Pgos_46, whole genome shotgun sequence genome has a segment encoding these proteins:
- the LOC126381336 gene encoding uncharacterized protein LOC126381336, with protein MFGVLISCIFSISLTYGSVITPIHSNPGIYFNPMGHMKITNEDLNILIPVDVSFILPHLQNINSAIGTCRFLCQQNEVLEDIECHNSLQPLQSRYQDVMRDNVAISHLISKRSKRAAWFAGVGTVFKHVFGTMDEDDAIRYNSALQTLQNKSERLTSLIEDNILLAKSAISNFNETINTINTNEARLNDAVEKLSLNLKNLSIISDVFNVRLSINEIINTIETSLLTLSFKVDDILNAILFAKSNVLHPAILNPTQLYNELINSVNNLPRYREFPIKIELDSIHKIMIISELSCYSVDNKIIFVFKVPLVHHMKYYLYQNIPLPVPHDSQNPSSYAMIIPTTRYIAISEDKTSYCTLSQLDQCKQIGSQLFICSKLNEYSSVDTSSNCELEIITKSVVSLPKSCNSRFLTGKINIWERIKDDKWLYVQSENNKLSIECKTDLSEFSLSGTGILNLPDNCIAYFKNIRLLSKSSSKIYVNEVNSDFNIINDSCCNLDKYKSQLPSITYVNLTSLNIDSLSGIKHKTDDLITELKSLKNQPNITETLYYTYPTLSVISVLSIVLIVIYIMLKSKYCKLCRSPVTKPENLNNPENPESIEITELPSTSHPRLKVG; from the exons ATGTTTGGTGTGTTAATATCGTGCATATT CTCCATATCGCTCACGTATGGAAGCGTCATCACTCCCATACACAGTAACCCAGGAATTTATTTCAACCCCATGGGACACATGAAAATCACAAATGAAGATCTAAACATACTTATTCCTGTGGATGTTTCTTTTATACTTCcgcatttacaaaatattaattcagCTATTGGTACATGCCGTTTTCTGTGTCAACAGAACGAAGTTTTGGAAGACATAGAATGTCATAATTCGTTACAACCACTTCAATCTCGTTATCAAGACGTTATGAGAGATAATGTCGCTATATCACACCTTATTTCTAAACGGTCAAAACGCGCTGCGTGGTTTGCTGGAGTTGGTACAGTTTTCAAACATGTTTTCGGAACTATGGACGAGGACGATGCAATTAGATATAACAGCGCTCTTCaaactttacaaaataaaagcGAAAGGTTAACTTCTCTTATAGAAGATAATATATTGCTAGCAAAGTCAGCAATCTCTAATTTTAATGAAACCATAAACACAATAAATACCAATGAAGCGCGTTTGAATGACGCTGTTGAAAAATTAAGTTTGAACCTTAAGAACTTATCTATCATATCAGATGTTTTTAATGTAAGGCTTAGTATTAacgaaataattaatacaattgAAACTAGTTTATTAACCCTTTCCTTTAAGGTAGATGATATTTTAAACGCGATTTTATTTGCTAAAAGCAACGTGTTACATCCCGCAATTTTAAACCCAACTCAATTATATAATGAGTTAATTAATAGTGTAAACAATTTACCAAGATATAGGGAATTTcctataaaaatagaattagataGTATACATAAGATAATGATAATTTCAGAGTTAAGTTGTTATAGTGTAgataataaaatcatatttgTATTCAAAGTTCCACTAGTACATcacatgaaatattatttatatcagaATATCCCGCTACCTGTACCTCATGATTCGCAGAATCCCAGCTCATATGCAATGATAATCCCCACAACTAGATACATTGCAATAAGCGAAGACAAAACATCCTATTGCACCTTATCGCAATTGGACCAGTGTAAACAAATTGGCTCTCAGTTGTTCATATGCAGCAAACTAAATGAATATTCATCTGTTGATACTAGCTCTAACTGTGAACTTGAGATAATAACTAAATCTGTAGTGTCATTGCCAAAATCTTGTAATTCTAGATTTCTCAccggtaaaataaatatttgggaAAGAATCAAAGATGATAAATGGTTGTATGTTcaatctgaaaataataaactgtcTATTGAATGCAAAACAGACTTATCAGAATTCAGTTTATCCGGCACTGGTATTCTTAACTTACCTGATAACTGTATtgcttattttaaaaacattcgaTTACTGTCTAAGTCTAGCTCTAAGATTTATGTTAATGAGGTAAATTccgattttaacattattaatgatAGTTGTTGTAATTTGGATAAGTATAAAAGTCAATTACCATCTATTACATACGTAAACCTAACATCACTAAATATTGACAGTTTATCCGGAATAAAGCATAAAACTGATGATTTAATCACAGAATTGAAATCACTAAAGAATCAGCCAAACATTACTGAAACACTATATTATACTTATCCAACTTTATCTGTAATTAGCGTATTAAGTATTGTTCTTATTGTAATCTACATTATGCTGAAAtcaaaatattgtaaattatgCCGCTCTCCCGTCACGAAACCTGAAAATCTCAATAATCCTGAAAATCCTGAAAGTATCGAAATCACAGAATTACCTTCAACTTCACACCCCAGACTTAAAGTAGGGTAA
- the LOC126381342 gene encoding uncharacterized protein LOC126381342: protein MVSTDTLDGNWPCRELAGRGARARVAVRMRGTTAAGRCDGGVCDDEERKKLAVLIAVMGESAYELLSALASPKSPSGLKYEAAVSLLQNHLQPKPSKWAERYPKLFDGGLGRFNGGRATLRVREGAVPVYCRARPLPYALRERVDAELDSMLSAGVIEPVDCSDWATPLVIVNKPNGAIRLCADYKAL, encoded by the exons ATGGTTTCAACGGACACTCTGGATGGCAACTGGCCATGTAGGGAACTAGCGGGGAGAGGCGCGCGGGCGCGGGTTGCAGTGCGCATGCGCGGTACGACGGCGGCGGGGCGGTGCGACGGCGGCGTGTGCGACGACG AAGAAAGGAAGAAGTTGGCGGTGTTGATCGCGGTCATGGGAGAAAGTGCATACGAACTGTTATCGGCGCTTGCAAGTCCCAAGTCACCTTCAGGTTTAAAATACGAGGCGGCAGTTTCATTGTTGCAAAATCATCTTCAACCGAAGCCATCGAAATGGGCCGAACG GTATCCTAAATTGTTTGATGGAGGGCTTGGGCGTTTCAACGGTGGGCGCGCGACTTTGCGTGTGAGAGAGGGGGCTGTGCCTGTGTACTGCCGAGCGCGGCCGCTGCCCTATGCGCTGCGCGAGCGCGTTGATGCGGAACTCGACTCCATGCTGAGCGCCGGCGTCATCGAGCCCGTGGACTGCTCGGACTGGGCCACACCGCTCGTTATTGTGAATAAACCGAACGGTGCTATTCGGTTATGTGCGGATTACAAG GCATTATGA